The following is a genomic window from Amphiura filiformis chromosome 4, Afil_fr2py, whole genome shotgun sequence.
GCACGACGTATAAATACAAACAAGTTGTTATTTCTTCGCAAATAGGCCTACTCAGAAGAGTGACTGACATTGGAAGAAAAAGGAGAAAAGGGGgtaggagagaaaaaagaagagaaaagggaaaagatAAAATAAAAGGTAACATTGCACGTAATTGAACATACCCAGGTCAATAGTAAGCCTATAAGTAAGTAGTGATGTAGGTGCCCGTTGAGGCCCCATTTTTCGCGTGGTGCCGCGGTGCTTGTGGTGTCTGTATGACGTCACCACACTCAAGGCCATTTTGAActtggaatttcccagattacaCAATAACCAACCTTATGAGTCAGTGTTATTTTTAGAATCACGATCTTATCTTGGAATTTCCCGATGTTTCGTTGTTCTGGCTCAGAATGAGGTAGGCCTAAAACATGTAGCGCATCATGACCTATAAACTACGGGGTGAGTCACACAGGGGTATATCTATTGACCCTTATGGAGCCCGCCCTCTAGACTCGACACGCATGAAACAAAGTACTATACGACTCGCAAATGTATTTTTCGGTTATATTTTATTCAGTATTACCAAGCAACTTGTTTAGAATGATAAAACACTTTGTTTACATATATAATACATAcatatattacaaaatatttaagGCAAGGATAACACAGATTTGTTGTTTGATATAAAGTCTCTATATGTCTTTCTATTTGTCGCTGTCTCCGCTCGTATCGTCCATATTTtcctcctcatcctcatcatcatcatactggAATAGACCATCGAATTTGGCTCGATACTTAGCCAGCACTCTTTTGATAGATTTGTTAATATCCACGCCTTTGGCCcttttgttttcaagttcatcCGTGATTTCTTGATACAAGTCATCATCTTTCAAATGTGCAAAACTCCACAAAAATGTGGTAAAATGGTTGAAAAAGATACGTTTAACAGCCCACAGGATCTTCGTGTAGGCCTTTTCCTTAGCCTGCTCTTGGTCCAAGCCCTCGGCAATgtacttttcatatttttcagcTCTCATTTCTTCAGTGGCTTCCATGGCTTGTGCGTACCATTCTCGATAGGTAGCGTTGTCTTCCAGTTCATCGCTTGTCTCTTCATCCGATGACTCCGCCTCAGATTCAGAATCATTTACTTCAGAATCTTCGGATTCGGGGTTGTCATTTACTCGTGAATCATCCGAGTCCATATCATCTACTTCTGAATCGCCTTCCTCCTGTTCAGAATCTTCTTCAGGATGTACATTTTTCTCATGTCGTTTTAGATCATAATTGCGAGTGAACCCTCTGTCACACAAGGAACACTGGTGAGGTTTAGCAGCAAGAACATTCATGTTGACTCGTTGAAGGATTGTGTACAAATGACGAGAAAATTGACTGACATTAGTATAAATTGATTCAAGCGATGCTAAAACGCATTTTGACGCACTATTAACGCTGCACGACACTTTTGGACGCACTATCGACGCGGCGTAACGCTTTTTGACGCACTCTTAATGCTGGACAACGCTTTTGAATGCGTTATTAAGTGCGCAACGCTCTTTGACGCACTATCGACGCTGCGTAACGCATTTGAGACGCACTGTGTACGCGGCGTAACGCATTTGAGATGCAAACGACGCATTTAACAAATCTTCTACGACTATCGAAATTTTTAAAACTATGTATTTTCAGGGTAGATAACGACCCTGCGTAACTCATTTCAACGCATTATCGGTAATATCGACGCAGCGTAAAACCATTGTTGAATCAGTCCATGATGTATTTCCtctgtttataattttttttaaatccaaatactTAACACATGTATAGTCACAGTACTATTCAATTCAGCAAAAATGTATTGTTTTAGAAAGTATATGTTTAATTAGGTTTAATTTATAAGAAGAGTGATATACAAAGAAGAGTATTTCTTACTGATTCCctcaatatcaattaattttgtttatcaAGTTAATTAATCAAATCATTTATTGTCTTCAGTCTTCAGTGTTTCACAACTAGTTTCTGTTTGTCATCGTTCAATGAACACAGCTGTAGAAATTTACTGTAACTGGCTGAAATTAGTGACCTCCAAAGCCCATGCTTGTCTGGACATGTTTTGGTCAATCTTGCATAATAATAATGACCAAGTTATTTTTAGCCtaatatgatgattgatatactTATTTGGGGAATCCCAAATCTGATTCAACTGACCAAAGGTCACTCtattgtaaattttgttcattaacCATGGTTGGTTAAACATAGATAATATTTGCACAAAAGATTTGGTTGTATAACTTGCCGCTAGTGACCTCCAAATAGTACATGTTTATACTTTTATGTGTCAGGGCATGTCAAAACATGTTTGGCAGATATTGCGTAAGAGTTATTTTTAGCATTGTGGGGAATCCCGATTTCTGTTTAACTTATAAAAGCAGAGCAAACCTGTTTTATGTTCATTAGAAAAAGCACCACACTCCTGGAAAGTTCTCTCTACTAGTTTCCTGTAGTTTTGGTAACATCTCAGTATAACCTAGGCACCCGATTCACCATGGCTAAAACCTACCAATGTCAAACATGTCAACGGGAATTCAACTGTGTGTCATCTCTTAGAAGACACGAAAGATGCGTTCATGGACTGAATCAACTTCTGTATATTTGCCCTGAGTGTGGGCAGAATTTTAAAAGACCGGACACTCTACAACGACATCAAAAGCTTCACCGAGTTGAACGAAATGTAAAGACGACAGCTATCCAGTCTACAGCTGAGCCTGAGGAAACAAGTACCAAGCGCCAACATGATAATGACACCTTACCTGTTCCAAAGAGAAGTAAATTAGAAAACCATGCAGAAAACAAGGACGACATTCTTCTAAAACACATAGATGATCCGCAACTGCTGCAAATCTACAAAACCAACTGGAGACAAATTAAAACCTACATCAAAAAAGGGAAAATATTGACCAAATACAACTGCTACCTCCCCAATTTGAGTACTGATTCGATGGTGAAGTGTGCGGAAGAAGTCTTTGAACAGCAAAGGAATGCTTTCAAAATGAATATTTCTTTCGGTTTCATTTTGCGGAACAATGAGACCAACGAGCTGCGATTTTATTATTCCTCtggaaacaccaagctatttccTGCTCCTCATCTGATCACTGACCGTCACAGCTTTGAAGCATTCATCACGACCTTAAAACAGAACAATCCTCTGGATTATGCTAGAGAAAATCGGCCAAACAGGTAAGATATCTTAATTTGTGTTTTTGCTTAGCAaacaatctctctctctctctctccctttatctctatctctctctctctctctctctaagccTATTGACACTTGATAACAATTCCAAATCCTTCCATAATAAAAGGTTGTGTGACCTGAATGCGGGTCTGAATGTTTATATTAAAGTGATATGCAACATAATAAAATGTTTCGAGTAATAAATTATTACTAATTcatgtatcttttttttttcgaCAGCAAATGGATCGTTGAAGAAATTACCAACATCACGTTTTTTGTCTACAAAATCCGAGACCACCCTATCGGCGCCCATTGTAGCTTACCAGAGTTCATcacacaaaacaaaaatgtcatatctCTCATCATCAATAAACATAATGGAAAACCATACAAGGATAACCTATGTTTTTTCCGATGTCTTGCTCTTCATTCTGGAGAACAAACAAGATCTTTGGAAAAGACAACAAAGTCACTTTACCATGATTTCACCAATCAACCTATCAAGAAGTTCAAGGGAGTGGCACTTGATCAGCTTCCCGGGATTGAAGATCGCTTCGAAGTTAACATTACTGTTTACGAGCTTACGGAACAAGAGAATGAACAAAAGACAAACACCGAGGATGGTGAACCTGAAGACACCGTGGAAGCCCCCGAAAAGAAAGTTGTATCTCGTTTGATTCGCCGAAGCCTTGAAAAGTATTCAGCCACCATGCACCTAAATTTGTACAGCAGCGGCAGCCAACGCCATTTCAGCTACATCACCGATATTGAAAGATATTGTAGAAGCTACAGCTGCAGAAAATGTCGGAAACTGTGGAAGACTGCCAAACAGCTTCATCGTCACGAAGTGATCTGTGAATATGAAGGTATGATCGTTATTACACTACAATGAACACATAATTTAGGCCCTACTGTAAATAGTGTTTAATTGTGTAGAAGCAGACTTTGAACAATCACTGACCAAACATTCTATACATAAGTAAGAATGAAATTGTGCATTTTAAAACTCTTAAAAACAAATAACAATGGTGCAAATCGCTGGAATCATTAAGGTCAATATCGGCTTAATGAAGAAAACATTAAGCCTGTGTTTCTATACTCTAACCAAAATCAGTATTAGGTcataataatttcaaatttatattttgataacACTTTATTACACATACTAAATAATCACTCTCtctatattttatttcattacaggtACCGTGGATGTGTTTCCGCGTGGCATCTACGTGAGTCCACCAACCGTGCTGGATCAGATTAGAGAAGAAGGCATCGAAGTACCTTCAGACTGGGACTACTttccatattttgcaacattCGATTTTGAATGTTACATGGTCAAATCCTCGGCAGAATCAGGTGGAGAAAAGTTAACCTGGACATGCGATCATATCCCATTGAGCGTGAGTGTTTGTAGCAATGTACCAGGTTATACCGAACCCACCTGTTTTGTTAGCCGAGGAAATCCGAATGAAATTGTTCAAACTATGGTCAAGTATCTGGTAGAGATAAGTTTTATTAGTTATGAAAAGTTGCAAGATACTTTTGGTAGTATTTTCGTTCAATTGGACGaacaaattcaaaagttacatGGAGAGGAAAAATGCAAGGCAAAGCTAAATTATTTAGGCAACTTGCGCTCCAAATTAGAGGCTCATTTACACCAATTGCCGGTAATGGGCTTCAACAGTGGTAAATATGACATTAATCTTGTCAAACGATATCTACTTCCATATCTAGTAGAAAATGAACCAGTGAACCATCTGGTTAAGAGAAACAACAACTATATGTCTATCGTCACAGATCATGTCAAGTTTTTGGATGTTACTAATTTTCTTGCCCCAGGATTTAGCTTAGACCAATTTATTCGCGCCTATGATTGTTCGCTGCAAAAAGGTCTCTTTCCCTATGAGTGGATTCACCTGGACAATCTTGATCATACCTCTCTACCACCGAGAGAGGCGTTTGATAGTAAGTTAAAGGGAACCTCTATCACCGAGGATGAGTACCAAGCTTGTCAAGAGGTGTGGGATCGTGAAGGGATGCAAACCATGAGGGATTATTTGATTTGGTACAACAATCGAGATGTACAACCTTTTGTTGAAGCCGTAGAAAAAATGGCTGATACATACCGTGAAAAAGAGATAGATTTGTTCAAAGACGGTATCTCTGTACCAGGGTTAACAATGAAGTATCTCTTTAAGATCAGTCCTCGGGCCAATTTTGCCCTATTCGGTAACAAGGACCAAGATCTGTACCACACTTTCAGGAATAATCTTGTGGGGGTCCATCGATAGTCTTCACCAGATACCACGAAACCGGCAAGACGCAAATACGTGGTGGTAAGGGTGTCCAAAAGATCGTGGGATACGACGCTAACGCCCTGTACCTTAGCGCTCTTAAACAAGATATGCCCACGGGATATCCGACACGTAGGAAAGAGACCACAGGTTTTAAGAAGGAACCCAAACCTTTCTCAGTTGTTGCCCAAGAATGGCTAGAATGGGAAGCCCATCGGCGAGGTATTTCCATCCGACATGAAGGGAATAATAGTGAGAAAAGGATAGGCCCTAGAATGCTACCTGTTGATGGCTTTTCAGCCAAAACTAACAGGGTGTTTGAAATGCAAGGATGTTGGTATCATGGTCATCCCTGTAAAATGAACCCTCGTCACGGAGAAGAGACCATGCAAAAAAGGTACCAAAAGACCTTGGAGAAACGAGAATACATAGAAAAGTTGGGTTACGTTTATGAAGAAATGTGGGAATGTGAATTTAATCGTTTGAAAAAGGATAGTGAAGAACTACGACAATTTCTACAAAGTAGAAAACGTCCTTTAGACTCCAAAGTTCAactgagcatgaacaaaatcattgATGCCATCAAATCAGGTCAATTATTTGGTTGTGTTGAGTGTGATGTTTGGGTTCCAGACCATTTGAAGTCCTGCTTTTCAGAGATGcccccaatttttaaaaatactgaaatttcaCGCCAAGATATTGGGCCTTTTATGCAAAGTTATGCCGAAGAGCATGGTATTATGAACAAACCTAGGAAAAGTCTAATTGGTAGTATGTTCGGGGAAAAGATGCTATTTGCTACACCTGTTCTGCAGTGGTACCTTAGTGAAGGATTAGAGATAACCCGAGTGTACGAAGTAGCCGAATATACACCAGTTGCTTGCTTCTCGCTATTTGTCGATAATGTGTCGGATGCTCGACGAGTTGGTGATAGTGATCCCTCCAAGGCTATCATTGCCGATACTATGAAGCTGATGGGTAATTCCTCTTATGGTAAGACCATCACCAATAAGTACAGGCATCGAAATATCAAAATTACGGATAGTACGAAGGCCAGTAACCTTGTCAACGAACCCCTCTTTCGTGATTTAAATGACATCTCTGACAATTGTTACGAGGTAGAAATGGCCAAGGCCAAGATCAAACACGACCTTCCTATTCAGATTGGCTTTTTTGTCTATCAACATGCAAAGCTCAGAATGCTTCAATTTTATTACAATTTTCTCGATTTTTATCTAGACAGGTCTGATTTTGAGTACGTACAAATGGATACAGATTCGGCTTACTTTGCCATATCTGGCGACAGCATCGAAAGTTTGGTTAAACCAGAACTGAGAGAACAATTTGAGAGAGAAAAACACAAGTGGTTGCCACGTACTGATACTGTAGAACACGCTAGATATGACAAACGTACCCCTGGTCTTTTCAAACTGGAGTGGGAAGGGGAGGGGATTGTTGCACTCTGTAGCAAGACATGGTATGGGTTTGGTTCAAAAGACAAATTTAGCAGTAAGGGGGCCAACAAGAAAAACAATATCATCAATAAAGAAAAGTATCTTCGTGTGTTGATAGAACAAAAAGCCGAGTCTGCCACAAACAGAGGGTTTCGTGTCAAAGACAACATGGTTTTAACTTGTCTGACGAGCAAGTCAAGGATGCCTTTACCTATTTTTACCCCAAACGAAAGGTTCTTGCCGATGGCATCACTACCACATACCTTGACATATAGATTGTTTTATCTCTTGACTAGAACACTGTTTTATACATCCTGATATggaaactttcattattttccaaaTTCACATCTCTACCAGGTACAACAAAGAATTAATTATTTATCATTCCAATAAGATAGTCAGTCCGTTCTTCATAAATGTTACCAACATAGTGACAAATAATGTATTATTAAGTGTTTATTTATGTTATGTTTATCTATCAAGCGgttattaaatattttgttgttgttgtaaatatATATACCATTTCAGTTACTCCAATTTCTCGGTACAAGTAAACCCATAACCGTGTATATGCTGAATAAATTCAAATAAACTAAGGACATACCCTGTTCATCAACTACGCCTATATATAATACCTGATTTGACTGAATAAAATATAACCGAAAAATACATTTGCGAGTCGTATAGTACTTTGTTTCATGCGTGTCGAGTCTAGAGGGCGGGCTCCATAAGGGTCAATAGATATATTACTCACCCCGTAGTTTATAGGTCATGATGCGCTACATGTTTTAGGCCTACCTCATTCTGAGCCAGAACAACGAAACATCGGGAAATTCCCAGATAAGATCGTGATTCTAAAAATAACACTGACTCATAAGGTTGGTTATTGtgtaatctgggaaattccaagTTCAAAATGGCCTTGAGTGTGGTGACGTCATACAGACACCACAAGCACCGCGGCACCACGCGAAAAATGGGGCCTCAACGGGCACCTACATCACTACTTAAGTAGGCTGTGAATATTTTAGGCAGTGCTTGAAGGTGGGTCCTCGGACCAAAAAACACGTGACATTTATGGCCGCTCATTATTTACATTATCAAATTCTCTCTGTCCCCGAATTTTCAAATAGGATCGACGCCCCTGCTGGCGTCACATGGGATGCATTCGTCGATTATTTGCCGGACATTGAAGGACCGGACATGAGACGTCTGCAGGATTATTTCTAAAGTTAGCTAGTCTGGTCCAAAACTTTGCTAGTACCCTCCCGAGTACCctatcctaaccataaccatagcAAACCCTTTCTTCGTTTGTAGGATTTTGCGAACATTTGCTTCAGACTAGCAAACCTTTACtttggactagcaaaccttattATCAGAAAGGAACCTTGGACCTAGCGAACAGTTCCTACCTGTGTTAGAGAAGAGAAATGCTGCATTATGTACGTGCCTAATTATAAGATTTTACGAAATTGtgtttttgtttcctattgtgtGTGGGTTTTAATGAATGAAGCCATGATCTTACATCCTTATCTGCGTTGGTAAAGGATGCAGACATGTCAGATGCATTGTCAGCTGCCTTGGATCTTTAGTTAACTTAAAATGTTACCGCTTGAACCTTTATGAATGAACCAATTACTTTATGAAGTGcatatcattcctttcttttgaaGCATTTATAATAATGATGTGGAGATTAGTTAGCTACGCCCTCCACAGAGCGAGCATGTGTACCTTCTCAGCGTAAAGCGGTGGTGGTTTTGCATGTATCGTACCGATTTTGAGTGCAGTGTTTTACTACACCCGCATACCCGCCTCACCGTCGTGAATCGATGAAGCACAGTGTCATACAAGTTCTAAAATTGGTGTATTTTCGCTTTTACATATTTCTTTTTATCTGACAGCACTAGGGAATAGAATATACTCTTATCGTTAGCCAACAATGCTTCTGGTGTATCATTTTCGACGATTTCTCCCGACTGAAGAACAAAGATGATGTCCGAATCCATGATGGTCGACACTCGATGCTGCAAGATGAGgacacaataaaataaataaattacaacaGGTGCAGAATAATAGAGCTGAtttaaatgtcatattttgaataTAGAATTTGGTTCCGCCAAAATGTGACTAAGATAAACATGAATTAATGTAATTATATGTAACATTTATACTTTGGCGGTGAATTTTGGCTCCAAGtattatcattttcaaatttggaaTATTCAAAGACTTAATTTGTTACAATAAACTATTTCACTCCGGACATACAGCCAAGTTTTTATcatgcatatttttttaaataatttcagtGGCTTTAATTGTACACTTCTTACCGCTATTGTAATGACTGTCTGTTTGGCGAATGCTGTACTTAAAGCTTTCTGAAGAATTTGCACCTGAAAGAAGTTTAAAgtaatttacattttcttatgcaAATTAATTTGTCAAAGGCACGAAAatatacacatttaaaaaaaatgttacccCATATATTGTCAGTCTTAAAGGGAAATTCAGGTGGCATATATAGAGGTCACGATACCGAAGTAGCCATAGCAGATCACtgaatcggattagatcattttGCTGTAATCATTTTGCTATACCGATCTgaaatagacctttttccctctttcccatcatgcactattccaggggggtatgagtgtcgcaaactacatcatctccccgggggagtacagagttaagttcattacattctggaatacggacatttcggctggtgccttcatcacaaaaaaaaggaatccccgataatcacgataatggcgccgcgatcactaatacctttcggggcaaaaacaacatttttatgccttatggacatggtgtcatcagccaaaaaagtttcctgctattgaaacctaactttgtatacattttatagacctaatggtaatAAACTAATGACGGGCCAcgccgtgatattttgtcggtgtccgtttcactttttttttcggatcggaaaataaaatgtaaacacaatctcttacacagatgttctgcatcgctccgtaactgcatcacatcgatggcctttacgataatccgcatatatggaatcagtatgcccatattaagacaaaataattgcaaaggtatggcaaagaccatcggatgcacacgatctatgaggttgatgaactacgtcatacccccctggaatagtgcattgtgggatagagggaaaaaggtctatagagtTGAACTGGGGTCGCGGTCAAGATTTGAGGAACACGTCAGAGGTTTGGAATGTCAGGGTGGTGGAGGCCCGGGAATGGGTACCTGGAGCATGTACTGGAGTTAAGAGACAGACGGGATGGGATGCGTTGGAGAGCGTGGTGACGTTGCATGAAGTCTGGCTACTCGCGACTGGGGATGGAGTGAAATGGAAGATTGATAACGAGATcttccttctgcagtggagtgaaaAGACTAGAGATAGAGGTACTGGAAGAACTTATACCCAACGGATTAAACTAGTGAGCATGAACACGCTTATATTACTTACTGTCTGATGATCAATAGACGATGTGGCTTCATCCATTATCAAGACCTGAGAATTTCGTAAGAAAGCACGAGCAAGGCAGAATAGCTGACGCTGACCAACGCTGAAGTTCTCCCCTCCTTCTGATACTCCGCTATCTGAAATTTACAACAGCcaaatttatcatcatcatcatcatgctcaTCACCATCATTAACAACACCAACAATAACATCAGttaacaccaccaccaccaacaacaacaaatataatCCTTAGAATTCTTTAACTCTTTAAACCATGCCAAATCTAACAAAATCTAACAAAGCAAAATCACTGcccatgcatgcatcccatgtgatcgGATGACGTAGTCACCCTAAAGTCATAAATAAACACGGTTTCGTTCTCATTTGTCGTTGtttctttcctttccgatagccaaaaaccacttGGAGAGTTAGgatcaatatatacatttataatactctaatttcgtactattcatttttttaatggaatcccTACTATTTTGACGAGATGAACTGTTCATTTTGATTCACTTTGACCGACAATCTTATTACGGTTCCGTTCTATTCTAACatactattcaaattgacaaaagaactcaaattcaatatttgacacgattacccatttcattttgacaatattCTGTTATGTTCCCGTCAGgcaagacaaactattcaaatttgatcagttgtgtCATTTTTGACCAGAATCTATTCATTGTTAAAATGACAAGGATGAGAATATCAGATtcataaaataaacataattttcacCAAGTTCGCCGTCGCAAAGAATAAAGAAACAAGTGGAAAAAGTGATCCTGCTCGGGAATCGAACCTACGACGTCAGGTTTACGAGACCCGTGCCTTGACCACTCgaccacgggagcttcatgattaaaggcccattcagtgatttgctcatccagacgatcttaaaaatcatcaaaattcagattttggtacctttatcattgacatagatgtgctaacttagcctgctagtggttcagctgaaagccaaGTATTTAAGACAAAAGTAAATAGATTTTGCATGAATCTGAAaatttatactgacagtatataaattagctacatgtatatatttgaatggggcttcaacttcgtcaatactgctgttttctttgttttttgtcaaatttttcatttcaaaaataccaaatgacagtttgaatgacttatccttcacttttaatcaatttataaacaatttacacttgcgctgggatcactgaatgggtctttaagctggttgaaattcgaacccgtATGAGGCACATGAGGTTCTGGGTTCGATTCCAGGGTGGGATCACTTTTCTTTTCTATGTTATTTTGAAGAGTTATccaattcattttgaagagaaatctatcATATCCCCATCGGAATAGTTTCCCATGTCAAATTGGACAAGTTTCTATTAAAAATGTGTAGATCTCGTTTTCGCGGGTATGATAAAATTTGATCTGCATCCTGAGACTCCATTTTGATAATTGGACACTCGATATTGTGGTACGGTTACAGAGCCATACAGACTTGCCTAGACCTTTCCTCATGTCTCCGACAACATTTTTCAACTGTGCAATATCCAAAGCTTGCCATAATTCGCCGTCAGATTTAGTGCCTTCTGGATCCAAGTTGAATCTGTAACATCACAGGAGAGAATAGTACATACAAACATATTTCCACACATTTCCTATCtccagttttctttctttctaacatTGATTATAGAATGTATCACATCAATAATAACTTTCTATCCTCCATCTTTACATTCGGAAAAACAAACCCGTGTAAGAACAAGTGGGTACATTTATATTTTAATAGATAGAATATCATATTCGGCACATTTTGAAACCTCTTTGGAACTGATGCAAGCTGTAGAGATCGTAGCAGatcaaaagaggtgtcaaatatCTATAGCAAGATATTGCATCTATTCATTGTTTagtttcaatcaatcaatttaagaGTTCACTAAAAGCTTATCATTTCAACATTTGACTGTGTATTTTGTGCATATTTATTATTATGTGTATAGTTTAAGTGTGTAGTTTAAGATTATGTTCAGCGCATTTATGGGGTCATTTGGCGGAATGCACTTAATACGTATGTCATTACTTCACCCGTTGTATTTGCCTTGTCTCGTGATTTGTTTGGATTGCCACGTTTGTTGGCAGTTAGATCAATCCCTCAGTCCACCGAGATCTACATGTTGATTTATACATTTTGGGCATGAAAGTTACCGTGAGTTTTctttaaaaagtttacttcaaaataGTCGTAATTAGTCGACTAGTCGATAGTCGTACAGACGtcgacgcacacattgtgccgactttgaaggcacgcatacctgcagcagagacgcagcactacgtactgttaacg
Proteins encoded in this region:
- the LOC140150365 gene encoding LOW QUALITY PROTEIN: uncharacterized protein (The sequence of the model RefSeq protein was modified relative to this genomic sequence to represent the inferred CDS: inserted 1 base in 1 codon; deleted 2 bases in 1 codon); the encoded protein is MAKTYQCQTCQREFNCVSSLRRHERCVHGLNQLLYICPECGQNFKRPDTLQRHQKLHRVERNVKTTAIQSTAEPEETSTKRQHDNDTLPVPKRSKLENHAENKDDILLKHIDDPQLLQIYKTNWRQIKTYIKKGKILTKYNCYLPNLSTDSMVKCAEEVFEQQRNAFKMNISFGFILRNNETNELRFYYSSGNTKLFPAPHLITDRHSFEAFITTLKQNNPLDYARENRPNSKWIVEEITNITFFVYKIRDHPIGAHCSLPEFITQNKNVISLIINKHNGKPYKDNLCFFRCLALHSGEQTRSLEKTTKSLYHDFTNQPIKKFKGVALDQLPGIEDRFEVNITVYELTEQENEQKTNTEDGEPEDTVEAPEKKVVSRLIRRSLEKYSATMHLNLYSSGSQRHFSYITDIERYCRSYSCRKCRKLWKTAKQLHRHEVICEYEGTVDVFPRGIYVSPPTVLDQIREEGIEVPSDWDYFPYFATFDFECYMVKSSAESGGEKLTWTCDHIPLSVSVCSNVPGYTEPTCFVSRGNPNEIVQTMVKYLVEISFISYEKLQDTFGSIFVQLDEQIQKLHGEEKCKAKLNYLGNLRSKLEAHLHQLPVMGFNSGKYDINLVKRYLLPYLVENEPVNHLVKRNNNYMSIVTDHVKFLDVTNFLAPGFSLDQFIRAYDCSLQKGLFPYEWIHLDNLDHTSLPPREAFDSKLKGTSITEDEYQACQEVWDREGMQTMRDYLIWYNNRDVQPFVEAVEKMADTYREKEIDLFKDGISVPGLTMKYLFKISPRANFALFGNKDQDLYHTFRNNLXGGPSIVFTRYHETGKTQIRGGKGVQKIVGYDANALYLSALKQDMPTGYPTRRKETTGFKKEPKPFSVVAQEWLEWEAHRRGISIRHEGNNSEKRIGPRMLPVDGFSAKTNRVFEMQGCWYHGHPCKMNPRHGEETMQKRYQKTLEKREYIEKLGYVYEEMWECEFNRLKKDSEELRQFLQSRKRPLDSKVQLSMNKIIDAIKSGQLFGCVECDVWVPDHLKSCFSEMPPIFKNTEISRQDIGPFMQSYAEEHGIMNKPRKSLIGSMFGEKMLFATPVLQWYLSEGLEITRVYEVAEYTPVACFSLFVDNVSDARRVGDSDPSKAIIADTMKLMGNSSYGKTITNKYRHRNIKITDSTKASNLVNEPLFRDLNDISDNCYEVEMAKAKIKHDLPIQIGFFVYQHAKLRMLQFYYNFLDFYLDRSDFEYVQMDTDSAYFAISGDSIESLVKPELREQFEREKHKWLPRTDTVEHARYDKRTPGLFKLEWEGEGIVALCSKTWYGFGSKDKFSSKGANKKNNIINKEKYLRVLIEQKAESATNRGFRVRQHGFNLSDEQVKDAFTYFYPKRKVLADGITTTYLDI